A part of Candidatus Zixiibacteriota bacterium genomic DNA contains:
- a CDS encoding DUF4332 domain-containing protein — MDEKGFLQYLKRRGKKEKVAGGLAGQVQAFEAYLSGRRKGGADKATKQDILAYAESLDKAEAKKRMRGLALYYRFIDNTPLANLASQMREKEIAGTRKAFKIGDFRDVDEENIAKLEAIGIVTVDHMLAAGKTPEDRRRLAERTGIPSKAILELVKLSDLSRLGAIKSVRARLYYEAGLDTPHKFAKWEPDALRQMLIDFVKKTGFNGIAPLPKELKNAIEKARQLPKVVQY; from the coding sequence ATGGATGAAAAAGGTTTCCTGCAATATCTAAAAAGGAGGGGGAAAAAGGAAAAGGTCGCCGGGGGGTTGGCCGGTCAGGTTCAGGCATTTGAGGCTTACCTGTCAGGGAGACGAAAGGGTGGAGCGGATAAGGCAACAAAGCAGGATATTCTGGCATATGCGGAAAGCCTTGATAAAGCCGAGGCCAAGAAACGGATGCGGGGTCTGGCCTTATACTACAGGTTTATTGACAATACTCCTTTGGCTAATCTGGCGAGTCAAATGCGTGAAAAGGAGATTGCCGGGACCAGAAAGGCCTTTAAGATTGGGGATTTTCGAGATGTGGATGAAGAAAACATCGCAAAACTGGAAGCCATCGGGATTGTAACCGTTGACCATATGCTGGCGGCCGGTAAAACGCCCGAAGACCGTCGTCGTTTGGCCGAACGGACCGGTATTCCCTCGAAGGCAATCTTGGAATTGGTCAAGCTTTCTGATCTGTCGCGTCTGGGGGCAATTAAAAGCGTGCGCGCTCGGCTATACTATGAAGCCGGATTGGATACGCCTCATAAATTCGCCAAATGGGAGCCGGATGCATTGCGGCAGATGCTGATTGATTTCGTAAAGAAAACCGGATTCAATGGTATCGCTCCCCTGCCCAAGGAACTAAAGAATGCCATTGAAAAAGCCCGGCAATTGCCGAAAGTTGTACAATATTGA
- a CDS encoding GNAT family N-acetyltransferase: MAKKDVSKDMIETERLILRRMREDDAGAFFEIFSDPIAMRYFGVTFDRPRMDKWVRDNLEHEQQRGFSLLSVVLKDNGEIIGDCGLETDEIDSRLIVGIGFDFKRSYWGKGYATEAARAVMEYGFTNLEFDSIFGWIDPKNGPSRRVAERIGMKMEKFVVRGGKTYALYGIKRKEWDTAKLKSNGSQLL, encoded by the coding sequence ATGGCAAAAAAAGACGTATCCAAAGATATGATTGAAACTGAGCGATTGATACTGCGAAGAATGAGAGAAGATGATGCGGGAGCTTTTTTTGAGATTTTCTCAGATCCGATTGCTATGCGTTACTTTGGTGTGACATTCGATCGGCCAAGGATGGACAAATGGGTACGAGACAACCTCGAGCACGAGCAACAGCGCGGCTTTTCGCTACTTTCAGTCGTCTTGAAAGACAATGGTGAAATCATTGGCGATTGCGGTCTGGAAACTGATGAGATCGACAGCAGACTTATAGTCGGCATCGGATTCGATTTCAAACGTTCCTATTGGGGCAAGGGATATGCGACTGAGGCTGCAAGGGCGGTAATGGAGTACGGATTTACCAACCTTGAGTTTGACAGTATCTTCGGTTGGATCGACCCCAAAAACGGACCCTCACGGCGTGTGGCTGAAAGAATTGGCATGAAGATGGAGAAATTCGTCGTGCGCGGAGGTAAGACGTACGCGCTGTATGGCATTAAGAGGAAGGAATGGGATACAGCGAAATTGAAGAGTAACGGAAGTCAGTTATTATGA
- a CDS encoding universal stress protein, translated as MAIPTLNAVGFCAHYSEPGDWAFDYALRLSRIHQIQLNVFHFLSDPYNPADNSVDSLPDAERIKLAIEREKELRLYYDQRAGDYLDVGFRLCEHAEWVELHRCLLVREFQVLVLGYVGDKAHFGKKSIEEFAESFICPVVLVGPDRSDRYHLNSRAALIADSLGLKEESWSPIKSISA; from the coding sequence ATGGCTATTCCAACATTGAACGCGGTCGGTTTTTGTGCTCATTACTCGGAACCCGGCGACTGGGCTTTCGATTACGCCCTCCGTCTTTCGCGCATCCACCAGATACAACTGAACGTCTTCCATTTCCTGAGTGACCCGTACAACCCGGCTGACAACAGTGTTGATTCCCTGCCCGATGCCGAGCGGATAAAACTGGCTATTGAGCGCGAGAAGGAACTGCGGCTGTATTACGACCAGCGCGCCGGGGATTATCTCGATGTCGGTTTCAGGTTGTGCGAGCATGCCGAATGGGTCGAGCTGCATCGCTGTTTGCTGGTGCGTGAGTTCCAGGTCCTGGTGCTTGGATACGTGGGTGACAAAGCGCATTTCGGCAAGAAATCAATCGAAGAATTCGCCGAGTCGTTTATCTGTCCCGTGGTTCTTGTCGGTCCGGACCGCTCGGATCGCTACCATCTCAACAGCCGGGCGGCGTTGATTGCCGATTCTCTCGGACTGAAGGAAGAGAGCTGGTCGCCGATTAAGTCAATCTCGGCCTGA
- a CDS encoding (Fe-S)-binding protein — MDGETIPATTVEAKLTPARQYPYYIENPVKENRVERFLEAFAAVLKYSDYRPLLDSYCTSNAKCNRCAVACPVFMATGNTRDIPCYRTNLLLDTYKRYFTISGWVKSRFTYGFELTDEIIDDMADGFYRCTACRRCTLECPMGVDHGLITRLGRYILSILGIVPKALQVSVREQLEGETHNTSKVPKVAMLNTLEFLSEEIEEMVGVKLDFPVDKAERDYVFFCAVSDYLMEPETLMGNALVLYASGDWDRWTIGTGNYDGINYGLFYSDWHLENIIKQLVEEVTRLKGKRILIGECGHASRSAHDFVPIYCGKEAYPVTNFMEYTLDCLRKKKITLDDSVITERVTYHDPCNIARSGWIVDQPREILRSFVKDFVEMTPSGRDNYCCGGGGGLVSVDEIHEFRMSVAGKVKAEQLRATGADICIAPCANCKKQLKELVEYYEIPCRIMGLHDLILKAIHVPGGKSPKERKEEAAMFEM; from the coding sequence ATGGATGGAGAAACTATTCCGGCAACCACAGTCGAAGCGAAGCTGACCCCGGCGCGGCAATATCCCTATTATATAGAGAACCCGGTCAAAGAAAACCGTGTGGAGCGTTTTCTCGAGGCTTTCGCGGCAGTTCTCAAGTACAGCGACTACCGGCCGTTGCTTGATTCGTACTGTACGTCAAACGCGAAATGCAACCGTTGCGCCGTTGCCTGCCCGGTTTTTATGGCCACCGGCAATACGCGCGATATCCCCTGCTATCGCACCAATCTTTTACTCGATACCTACAAAAGATATTTCACTATCAGCGGTTGGGTCAAATCCCGGTTCACATATGGTTTTGAGCTGACCGACGAAATTATCGACGATATGGCGGACGGTTTCTACCGTTGCACAGCTTGTCGCCGCTGCACCCTGGAATGTCCGATGGGGGTTGACCATGGCCTGATAACGAGATTGGGACGATATATCCTCAGTATTCTGGGCATCGTCCCCAAAGCGCTCCAGGTGAGTGTCCGGGAACAGCTCGAGGGTGAGACGCATAATACCTCGAAGGTCCCCAAGGTCGCCATGTTGAACACGCTGGAGTTTCTCTCGGAGGAAATTGAGGAAATGGTTGGGGTTAAGCTCGATTTCCCGGTTGATAAAGCCGAGCGTGACTATGTCTTTTTCTGCGCCGTCAGCGATTATCTCATGGAACCGGAGACGCTTATGGGCAACGCCCTGGTCCTGTACGCCTCTGGTGACTGGGACCGTTGGACAATCGGTACGGGTAATTACGATGGTATTAATTACGGCCTTTTTTATTCCGACTGGCATCTCGAAAACATCATCAAACAACTGGTCGAGGAGGTGACTCGTCTCAAGGGTAAACGTATCCTCATTGGCGAATGCGGTCACGCTTCCCGCTCGGCGCATGATTTTGTGCCGATATACTGCGGAAAAGAAGCTTACCCGGTCACGAATTTTATGGAATACACCCTCGACTGCCTGCGCAAGAAAAAAATAACGCTCGATGATTCCGTTATAACAGAGCGGGTTACTTATCACGACCCATGTAATATTGCCCGTTCCGGGTGGATAGTCGATCAACCGCGCGAGATACTTCGCTCCTTCGTGAAAGATTTTGTCGAGATGACGCCCTCCGGCCGCGACAACTACTGTTGCGGCGGCGGCGGCGGACTTGTATCGGTTGACGAGATACATGAATTCCGTATGAGTGTCGCGGGGAAGGTCAAGGCGGAACAGCTTCGCGCTACCGGTGCTGATATCTGTATCGCCCCGTGCGCCAACTGCAAAAAGCAGTTAAAAGAACTGGTCGAGTACTACGAGATACCTTGCCGGATCATGGGCCTGCACGATTTGATACTCAAGGCCATACACGTTCCCGGCGGGAAATCCCCGAAGGAACGTAAAGAAGAAGCGGCTATGTTTGAAATGTGA
- a CDS encoding phospholipase A — MKPFHAEQLPESFQLIRTGPGLSLHKDMFMLPATFSDEYNGARTEAVFQMSAKHRIFDLPVYFAYTQISFWQAYDHNNSAPFRETNYNPELFYRTKRFPFHSGQVGADIGFEHESNGQKPPISRSWNLLYISPYYYCSNLLLYLKFRYRIPEDKKEYPEAAVGDDNPDITDFLGYSDIQLFYRFSWHHLLHLMLRGNVNTGKGGLILSYGVPVPRSEMSYFIVRISHGYGESLVDYNRSLTRIGFGIMFSR, encoded by the coding sequence GTGAAACCTTTTCACGCCGAGCAACTGCCGGAGAGTTTCCAGTTGATTCGAACCGGACCGGGCCTGTCATTACATAAAGATATGTTTATGTTGCCGGCTACCTTCTCCGACGAGTACAACGGGGCAAGAACAGAAGCGGTATTTCAAATGAGTGCAAAACACCGCATATTCGACTTACCGGTATATTTCGCTTATACCCAGATTTCTTTCTGGCAGGCCTATGATCATAATAATTCCGCCCCATTCCGCGAAACTAATTATAACCCGGAACTATTCTATCGCACCAAACGGTTTCCATTCCATTCCGGACAGGTAGGTGCGGATATAGGTTTCGAACACGAATCGAACGGTCAGAAGCCTCCCATTTCACGGAGCTGGAATTTGTTATACATATCGCCTTATTATTATTGTTCCAATTTGCTTTTATATCTCAAATTTCGTTACCGCATTCCTGAAGACAAGAAGGAATATCCGGAGGCGGCTGTTGGCGATGACAATCCGGATATCACTGATTTTCTCGGCTACAGCGACATTCAGCTATTCTACAGATTCTCATGGCATCACTTATTGCACCTGATGCTCCGGGGCAATGTTAATACAGGTAAGGGGGGCCTTATCCTTAGTTATGGAGTGCCGGTGCCCAGGAGTGAAATGAGTTATTTTATCGTGAGGATATCTCATGGTTACGGTGAGAGTCTGGTGGATTACAACAGGTCTTTGACCAGAATCGGCTTTGGCATCATGTTTTCCAGATGA
- a CDS encoding DUF1847 domain-containing protein: MRYGIPILGDRIAPRCTFADSVLLVVLRRNQAKRENRVILAHHSMADLVDILSEYRVDTLICGGISRESREFLDSRDVTIIENVVGTIDELIAALCTGNLRSGYGLEHTRDTANRPDGADKKAEAGTSPDDHTGSVSEGERRGISEREADCLVCTDLACLRGKSCKLSKRFNGGPVVDQETARMLEASLDISSERERTLCRLSELIYFCLEMRYRRIGVAFCEDLREPAEILVRVLRRFFEVFPVSCKVGGKTDPATSTAETNPNDKQQYVICNPRGQADILNSLDTDLNVIVGICMGADCVFTQASESPVSTLFVKDRSLANNPIGAVYSDYYLKEAVQASARTK; encoded by the coding sequence ATGAGATATGGAATTCCAATACTGGGTGATCGCATTGCGCCGCGTTGTACTTTTGCGGACTCTGTTCTGCTGGTGGTCCTCAGGCGCAACCAGGCCAAGCGTGAAAACCGGGTGATCCTGGCACATCACAGCATGGCGGACCTGGTTGATATCCTTTCGGAATACCGGGTCGATACCCTCATTTGCGGCGGTATCAGCCGCGAATCCCGTGAGTTTCTCGATTCCCGTGATGTTACAATAATCGAAAATGTTGTCGGCACAATTGACGAACTGATAGCGGCCCTTTGTACCGGTAACCTTCGCAGCGGTTACGGACTTGAACATACACGTGATACGGCCAACCGACCGGATGGGGCTGATAAAAAAGCTGAGGCAGGCACGAGTCCCGACGATCATACCGGTTCAGTCAGTGAAGGAGAAAGACGAGGAATATCGGAACGGGAAGCCGATTGTCTGGTCTGTACCGACCTTGCCTGTCTTCGAGGAAAATCCTGTAAATTATCAAAAAGATTTAACGGCGGCCCGGTCGTGGACCAGGAAACAGCCAGGATGCTGGAGGCCTCGCTGGATATATCGAGCGAACGGGAGCGCACGCTCTGTCGTCTTTCCGAGTTGATTTATTTTTGTCTGGAGATGCGATACCGGCGTATTGGTGTCGCTTTCTGCGAGGATTTACGCGAGCCGGCCGAGATTCTGGTGCGGGTCCTAAGACGTTTTTTCGAGGTTTTCCCGGTGTCGTGCAAGGTCGGTGGAAAAACCGATCCGGCGACATCAACAGCGGAAACCAACCCGAATGATAAACAGCAGTATGTAATCTGCAATCCGAGGGGGCAGGCGGATATCTTAAACAGCCTTGATACGGACCTGAACGTCATTGTCGGTATCTGCATGGGCGCCGACTGTGTTTTTACCCAGGCCAGCGAATCACCTGTCTCGACTCTTTTTGTCAAAGACCGCTCGCTGGCGAACAATCCTATCGGGGCGGTCTATTCCGACTATTATTTGAAGGAAGCGGTCCAGGCCTCGGCTCGGACTAAATGA
- a CDS encoding sigma 54-interacting transcriptional regulator: MNVEESLSRLIFDSINDGVFTVDQNCVITSFNRSAERITGFRAVDAIGKHCFDIFRTEVCHRQCALKDTLKTRDPVENARVTIITREGNELPIQVTTTMLKGDDGGLIGAVEFFRDISEIERLRQSLEQKQALEDIVSVNHQMHKLINLLPDVAKSECNVLIQGPSGSGKELFAQVIHNLSPRRYGPYIKLNCAALPANLLESELFGYEKGAFTDAKKNKPGQFSLANGGTLLLDEISEMDVALQVKLLRVLNNGEYRPLGSTKMLHTDARIIAATNADLEQSIAEGRFRQDLFYRINVVNIIIPPLKDRPEDIPLLANHFLRLYRKKSGKPIERIAPNAVAALRRHPLPGNVRELENAIEHSFVMCHGPEILPEHLPLHISSQVAPRGTGNGREQNEKEIILEALRRYNGNRSQVALELGMHRTTLWRKMKMLGIAP; this comes from the coding sequence ATTAACGTGGAAGAATCACTGAGCCGTCTCATATTTGACAGTATCAACGACGGAGTTTTCACCGTTGATCAAAATTGCGTGATAACCTCGTTTAATCGTTCGGCCGAGAGAATTACCGGCTTTCGCGCCGTGGATGCTATCGGCAAGCACTGTTTCGATATTTTTCGGACCGAGGTTTGTCATCGCCAGTGCGCTCTCAAGGATACCCTGAAAACCCGCGACCCGGTGGAAAATGCCCGTGTCACGATTATCACCCGCGAAGGCAACGAACTGCCTATTCAGGTAACGACCACCATGCTCAAGGGCGATGACGGCGGCCTGATTGGAGCGGTGGAGTTTTTCCGCGATATCTCCGAGATAGAGCGACTTCGCCAGAGTCTCGAACAGAAACAGGCGCTTGAAGATATCGTCAGTGTCAATCACCAGATGCACAAGCTGATCAATCTCTTACCCGATGTGGCCAAGTCCGAGTGCAATGTTCTTATCCAGGGACCGAGCGGCTCGGGGAAGGAACTGTTCGCACAGGTTATTCACAATCTCAGTCCGCGTCGGTACGGACCGTATATCAAACTCAACTGCGCGGCACTGCCGGCCAACCTGCTGGAATCGGAGTTGTTCGGGTACGAAAAAGGGGCTTTCACCGACGCCAAGAAAAACAAGCCGGGGCAGTTCAGTCTGGCCAACGGCGGGACCCTGTTGCTTGACGAAATCAGCGAGATGGATGTTGCTCTGCAGGTGAAATTACTGCGGGTACTCAACAACGGTGAGTACCGGCCGCTGGGTTCGACCAAGATGCTGCATACCGACGCCCGCATTATAGCCGCCACCAACGCGGATTTGGAGCAAAGTATCGCCGAGGGACGGTTTCGCCAGGACCTTTTTTACAGAATCAATGTTGTCAATATCATTATTCCTCCGTTGAAAGACCGCCCTGAGGATATCCCCCTTCTGGCGAACCATTTTCTGAGGCTTTACCGCAAGAAGAGCGGCAAACCCATCGAGCGGATAGCGCCCAACGCCGTTGCGGCCCTGCGCCGGCATCCCCTGCCGGGCAATGTCCGCGAACTCGAAAATGCAATCGAGCATTCATTCGTAATGTGTCACGGGCCGGAAATATTACCGGAACACCTACCGCTTCACATTTCCTCGCAGGTGGCCCCCCGAGGGACAGGGAACGGAAGGGAGCAAAACGAAAAGGAAATTATCCTCGAAGCCCTGCGTCGATACAACGGTAATCGGTCACAGGTTGCACTTGAGTTGGGGATGCATCGCACGACCCTCTGGCGTAAAATGAAAATGCTGGGAATCGCTCCGTAA
- a CDS encoding 4Fe-4S dicluster domain-containing protein: protein MYGILIDVTRCTACEKCVYACIEQNKLDLRLAERDRAVTPDGLSAHRLSTVLKVDDGRFARKSCMHCLEPSCVSACLVGGLTKTPEGPVVYDADKCIGCRYCMLACPFQIPRYQWEKTLPFMVKCDMCSARLEQNRQPACVEACPEGALIFGDRDKLLLEAEKRIRENPDRYQNHIWGEKEFGGTSVMYISDVDLASLGWPTAEPKSIPSLTEPLVHKTPFIGLGVAVGLVSLNWVIKRRNKLAGEQDDKSGRRQSSDESTKEVDRD from the coding sequence ATGTATGGTATATTAATCGATGTTACTCGGTGTACCGCCTGCGAGAAATGCGTTTACGCCTGCATTGAACAGAATAAACTCGATTTACGACTCGCCGAAAGGGACCGGGCCGTGACTCCCGACGGTCTCTCGGCTCATCGCCTCTCGACCGTGTTGAAGGTTGACGACGGCCGGTTCGCGCGTAAAAGTTGTATGCATTGTCTGGAGCCGAGCTGTGTCTCAGCCTGCCTGGTCGGCGGACTTACAAAAACACCTGAGGGTCCGGTGGTATACGACGCCGACAAATGTATCGGGTGCCGCTATTGCATGCTGGCCTGCCCCTTCCAGATCCCGCGCTACCAGTGGGAAAAAACCCTGCCCTTCATGGTCAAGTGTGACATGTGCTCTGCCCGCCTGGAACAAAATCGGCAACCAGCCTGTGTCGAGGCCTGCCCCGAGGGTGCGCTGATTTTCGGTGACCGCGACAAACTTCTCCTTGAGGCTGAAAAAAGAATCAGAGAAAACCCGGATCGTTATCAAAATCATATCTGGGGTGAAAAGGAGTTCGGGGGTACTTCGGTGATGTATATTTCCGATGTTGACCTGGCCTCACTTGGCTGGCCGACTGCGGAGCCGAAGTCGATTCCGTCTTTAACCGAACCGCTCGTTCACAAAACACCGTTTATCGGGTTGGGAGTGGCGGTCGGATTGGTCAGCCTGAACTGGGTTATCAAGCGGCGTAATAAACTGGCCGGGGAACAAGATGACAAGAGCGGCCGACGGCAATCATCCGACGAGTCGACAAAGGAGGTGGACCGTGACTAA
- a CDS encoding GNAT family N-acetyltransferase — MMPRNHPDIPTSFESRRLHLRSYCPGDGPCYYAVGLRNREHLLRYESDNIVMQLRSEQDAEDTVRELAELWEKRKSFFIGGFDKSNQQFVVQVYVGLINGDLPEYQIGFFVDRGYEGQSYVTEAVRATLEFIFHYLEAHRVSAECDETNTRSIRVLERCGMVREGSLRENRRNADGSISGTLHYGLLKQEFDDLHRQMTM; from the coding sequence ATGATGCCGAGAAATCATCCGGACATTCCAACATCCTTTGAATCTCGACGCCTGCACCTCAGATCATATTGTCCCGGGGATGGACCCTGTTATTACGCAGTTGGTCTTAGAAATCGAGAGCACCTGTTACGTTACGAATCAGACAATATTGTCATGCAGCTCAGGAGCGAGCAGGATGCCGAGGATACCGTTCGCGAACTGGCAGAGCTGTGGGAGAAACGCAAGAGCTTCTTTATTGGCGGCTTTGACAAGTCGAATCAGCAGTTTGTGGTGCAAGTATATGTCGGTCTCATCAATGGCGACCTGCCGGAATATCAGATCGGATTCTTCGTCGATAGAGGCTACGAGGGACAGAGCTATGTAACAGAAGCGGTCAGGGCGACACTCGAGTTTATCTTTCACTACCTGGAAGCACATCGCGTGAGCGCGGAGTGTGATGAGACCAATACTCGAAGTATTCGCGTGCTTGAGCGATGTGGAATGGTAAGAGAGGGCAGTTTACGCGAGAATAGGCGGAATGCCGATGGGAGTATCAGTGGGACTCTTCATTACGGATTGCTCAAACAGGAGTTTGATGATCTGCACCGCCAGATGACCATGTGA
- a CDS encoding DUF4386 domain-containing protein, which produces MTDYLNDISPRMAAKIAGAGYLVIILCGVFAEFFVRSRLIVPGDAAATASNIMASEFLFRIGIAGDLIMLVFDVVVALALYVLLRPVNKSLALLAAFFRLTHTAINGINLLNSVFALLLVNGPGYLTSFRPDQLYSQMLLFLNAHSYGYLIALVFFGFHCLILGYLIIKSDYIPGVLGILMIAASFGYLIDSFANILLSGYADYKTIFLIIVAVPAIVAELSLCLWLLFKGGEIRI; this is translated from the coding sequence ATGACTGATTATCTTAATGATATTTCACCCCGAATGGCCGCAAAAATCGCCGGGGCAGGGTATCTGGTAATCATATTATGTGGTGTTTTTGCGGAATTCTTTGTCCGTTCCAGACTGATTGTGCCGGGGGATGCGGCCGCCACCGCGAGCAATATTATGGCTTCGGAATTTTTATTCCGCATCGGTATCGCAGGGGATCTGATAATGCTTGTATTTGATGTGGTGGTGGCTCTGGCGCTTTATGTATTACTCAGGCCGGTGAATAAGAGTCTGGCGCTGCTTGCGGCCTTTTTCAGATTGACACATACTGCGATTAATGGAATCAACCTGCTCAATTCTGTATTTGCTTTATTACTTGTGAATGGCCCCGGTTATTTGACATCATTTCGCCCGGATCAGCTGTATTCCCAGATGTTACTGTTTCTCAATGCTCATAGTTATGGATATCTTATTGCTCTGGTATTTTTCGGTTTCCATTGTCTTATCCTCGGTTATTTGATTATAAAATCAGATTATATTCCCGGAGTTCTGGGTATTTTGATGATAGCGGCTTCTTTCGGCTACCTGATAGACAGCTTTGCCAATATTCTTTTATCCGGCTACGCCGATTACAAAACGATATTTCTGATTATTGTCGCCGTGCCTGCAATCGTTGCGGAATTATCGCTTTGCCTGTGGCTTTTATTCAAAGGCGGGGAAATCCGGATATAA
- a CDS encoding class I SAM-dependent methyltransferase, with protein sequence MQAYGRDFAYIYNLKWSGFINQVAPRILDFYASTPIGQANKSVLDLCCGAGHLAVHFLEKGYKVVGIDLSEHMLHYARENAGRFLESGQGRFVNADASDFTLNERFGLVVSTYDSLNHLDNEQALTSCFRCVHAVSDGYFIFDLNTRKGLRRWNNIQVDESSDDTLIITRGIYDGQSDKAWTRITGFFVMPEGLYKRFDETVSNTVFDMERVRKALLEVGWKNIYFARIQDLSTSLAEPEEEGRIFIVAGK encoded by the coding sequence ATGCAGGCATATGGTCGGGATTTCGCTTATATATACAATTTAAAGTGGTCGGGCTTTATCAACCAGGTGGCGCCGCGTATTCTCGATTTCTATGCTTCCACACCAATAGGTCAGGCCAATAAATCAGTCTTGGATCTATGCTGCGGTGCCGGCCATCTTGCTGTGCATTTTCTGGAAAAAGGATATAAGGTCGTTGGTATTGATCTGTCGGAACACATGCTCCACTATGCCAGAGAGAATGCCGGCCGATTTCTTGAATCCGGTCAGGGCCGGTTCGTGAATGCCGATGCAAGCGATTTCACATTGAATGAACGTTTCGGGCTGGTTGTTTCCACCTATGATTCGCTCAATCATCTCGATAATGAACAGGCTTTGACCAGTTGTTTTCGTTGCGTTCACGCGGTCAGTGACGGTTACTTCATTTTCGACCTCAACACCCGAAAGGGTTTGAGACGCTGGAATAATATCCAGGTCGATGAAAGCAGCGATGATACTTTGATAATCACGCGCGGTATTTATGACGGACAGAGTGATAAAGCCTGGACCAGAATCACTGGTTTCTTTGTTATGCCGGAGGGATTATATAAACGATTCGACGAAACCGTATCCAACACCGTCTTTGATATGGAAAGGGTACGAAAGGCGCTGCTTGAGGTCGGTTGGAAGAATATCTATTTTGCCCGAATTCAGGACCTATCGACCTCGCTGGCTGAACCTGAGGAGGAGGGGCGAATCTTTATAGTCGCCGGCAAATAA